The genomic segment cggTCGAGCTTCACGTGAGTTCACAGAATCGAGATCGGTACCTGGCGACGTCGTTTTCGAATTAGGGTTTTCATCGAAGAAAATGGAGCTTTGATTTAGTACTTTTTCACTCTCGTTTCGgagaaatttgaaatgaattCGGACGTGGATTAGCCTGAGAGTATCGGATGCGTGATGCTTCTGTATCGCGGGAAAATTCAAAGTTCAGTTATTTTGGAGTAAAGAAGAATCGCTTGGACTTCCCGAAAGAGGTAAAAGATTAAAGATCTGTCTCTACCTTTTGTTCTTTCGCCTTATTgctcttttttcccttttcaatTTCCTTTAATTGTTAactattttcaatttcctttaattgtttaatgaaGTAGACGTCTTCCACTAATTAACTGAAAAGAATAAGGAAAGTAATTAGCAAAAAAGTCAAACCAAAATAGaaacatttttttccttattcaGCACAGTTTTGTGTGTAACAGAATCTCGTTTTTCAGGGTTTTTCCACGGCTTTCTTTGCAAAATTTTGGTAAAAGCAGGACATGGCAACTCCAGTTGAGCCTCCAAATGGTATTCATTACCACGGAAAACATTACTATTCCATGTGGCAAACATTGTTCGAAATCGACACCAAATATGTGCCCATCAAGCCTATTGGTAGAGGGGCTTATGGTATCGTTTGCTCTTCTGTGAATCGGGAAACCAATGAGAAAGTTGCCATTAAAAAGATACACAATGCCTTTGAAAATCGCGTCGATGCACTGAGAACGTTGCGTGAATTGAAGCTACTTAGGCATCTCAGAGATGATAATGTGATTGTTTTGAAAGATGTCATGATGCCGATTCATAGGAGAAGCTTCAAAGATGTTTATCTGGTTTACGAACTTATGGATACAGATTTGCATCAGATTATTAAGTCTTCTCAAGCTCTTACAAATGATCACTGTCAGTATTTCCTCTTCCAGGTATCTAGCAACCCCTTTGCAAAGGCATGTATATTTGGCTGTTAAGATTGTTAATTTGGATAAGGACACTTGCTATATGGCATTACATTTCCCTTGAATGGAGGTTACATAAGGGACCAAGAAACTAAAAGGTCCAAATTGAATGCGTGCGCTTAGGATCTAAACATTTTGTTGTGTGATGTATTAATAGAGCATTCCTTGATATCAACTTTACATCAAACTTCATTGCATTTCACTTAAACGAAGTTTAGACaaagaagcaagaaattaAATGGTCAAGTTTTTGGATTTGTGTATTTACAATTTGGGTGCTATGTTGTAGATTTTTGTATTGCCAGCACATTACCTGATGATAATTTTATAGCTTATGCCCTGTACACCTATATAACTTTTTGTTTAGATGTTTTATGTGCTTACCTTTCTAGCAATTTTCCTGTCACCCAGTAGGACCACTGTCCACTTGTTATATTAACTCTGAGAACCATAGTGATGGAGAAAATTGTTCGTTTCTGCTAACTGATCTCCAATATTTAACACTATTAGGCAACAATTAGGGACAGACATGATGATAGCTAGTTCATGATAGGTTTAGGAGCAACATGTTCTAGGCATTCTAGCTTTCAGGCATAATGGACTGGCCCGATATTGTAAGTATAGTTAGTTTCATCACTAACAGAGTCTGGTATGATTATGCATCGATACTCTTGTATTGCAAATTAATATTGGCATACTGtaattcaaaattgattttgttagGAAGCATATTTCCATGTAGCTGCATCTGCCTGACTGCCACTTTATCAGTCATTGGACATAGAGAGACTTACAGTGTATATTGACCTGTGTTTTATATAGTGATTCAGTTGAGATAATTATGGTGGGATTGAGGTTCTGCAATTCTGCATTAATGCTTCCTTTGTAATTAGGAAatcaaatataacaaaattatGTACTTTTTGGTAGTGATTCATGTTTCTTCTTGCAGTTGCTTCGAGGCCTGAAGTATCTTCACTCAGCAAACATTCTCCACCGTGACCTGAAGCCTGGAAACCTTCTTATCAATGCAAATTGTGACCTCAAAATTTGTGACTTTGGACTAGCACGCACTAGCAATGCCAAGGGTCAATTCATGACAGAGTATGTTGTCACTCGCTGGTACAGGGCCCCCGAGCTTCTTCTCTGCTGCGACAACTATGGAATAGCCATTGATGTGTGGTCTGTTGGATGCATCTTTGCAGAGCTTCTTGGCAGGAAACCCATCTTCCCTGGTACAGAGTGTCTCAACCAACTTAAGCTTATCATCAACATCCTTGGCAGCCAGAAGGAGGAGGATCTTGAATTTATAGATAACCCTAAGGCAAGGAAATACATCAAATCACTCTCATATTCTCCTGGAACCCCCTTTTCCCGTCTTTATCCAAATGCCCATCCTTTGGCAATTGATTTACTGCAAAAGATGCTTCTTTTTGACCCCTCAAAAAGGATTGGTGTAACTGAAGCACTCCAACACCCTTACATGGCACCCTTGTACGATCCCAACGGCAATCCTCCGGCCCAGGTGCCAGTCGACCTTGACATAGATGAGGATTTAGGTGAAGAGATGATCAGGGAGATGATGTGGAAGGAAATGCTTCATTACCATCCCGAAGCTGCTACATCCAATGGTGAGGTGTGCGCCTAATCTTTTCCTCTTCTTGGTTCTGCAACCAAGCCTACAGGGTTGTTTCACTACTGACAGGCAgcgttttcttttttggtggTAATAGTTGTTACATTTATGTCTTTGTGACTCCTCTATGGTTT from the Theobroma cacao cultivar B97-61/B2 chromosome 8, Criollo_cocoa_genome_V2, whole genome shotgun sequence genome contains:
- the LOC18591440 gene encoding mitogen-activated protein kinase homolog NTF3, whose protein sequence is MATPVEPPNGIHYHGKHYYSMWQTLFEIDTKYVPIKPIGRGAYGIVCSSVNRETNEKVAIKKIHNAFENRVDALRTLRELKLLRHLRDDNVIVLKDVMMPIHRRSFKDVYLVYELMDTDLHQIIKSSQALTNDHCQYFLFQLLRGLKYLHSANILHRDLKPGNLLINANCDLKICDFGLARTSNAKGQFMTEYVVTRWYRAPELLLCCDNYGIAIDVWSVGCIFAELLGRKPIFPGTECLNQLKLIINILGSQKEEDLEFIDNPKARKYIKSLSYSPGTPFSRLYPNAHPLAIDLLQKMLLFDPSKRIGVTEALQHPYMAPLYDPNGNPPAQVPVDLDIDEDLGEEMIREMMWKEMLHYHPEAATSNGEVCA